One genomic window of uncultured Fretibacterium sp. includes the following:
- a CDS encoding iron-containing alcohol dehydrogenase, translating into IDVAKTTAAHAFSYCLTARYGLPHGHAVATFLPEVLRQNGTAPADRVTDPRGEGFLRQAVEEILNVLGCETVDEGVRSLYALREAIGLTDSWMEGKGLSFDVVYDHAFAEANVSRLSNNPVRLARSCTDEEGKD; encoded by the coding sequence CCATCGACGTCGCCAAGACCACGGCGGCCCACGCGTTTTCCTATTGCCTTACGGCGCGCTATGGATTGCCTCATGGTCATGCCGTGGCGACGTTCCTGCCGGAGGTCCTCAGGCAGAACGGAACGGCTCCCGCAGATCGCGTGACGGATCCGCGGGGCGAAGGGTTCTTGCGGCAGGCCGTGGAGGAAATTCTGAACGTACTGGGCTGCGAAACGGTAGATGAGGGAGTACGAAGCCTCTATGCCTTGCGGGAGGCTATAGGGTTGACGGATTCCTGGATGGAGGGAAAAGGATTGTCGTTTGATGTCGTTTACGACCATGCCTTTGCGGAGGCCAACGTTTCGCGTTTGAGCAACAATCCCGTGAGGCTCGCACGGAGCTGCACGGATGAAGAGGGGAAGGATTGA